A single window of Corythoichthys intestinalis isolate RoL2023-P3 chromosome 21, ASM3026506v1, whole genome shotgun sequence DNA harbors:
- the heatr1 gene encoding HEAT repeat-containing protein 1 isoform X2, with amino-acid sequence MTSLAYQLKRLALPQNDPNLLSRKEVSSLLFDPKEAATLDRSTFYAIGCTGLEELLGIEPAFQEFQDSLFSRASLTLERSVQSKDVNKKLDADISLFLTRLSPYFLLKPAHKCIEWLVHRFHIQLYNVDSLLACVLPYHHTNTFVRVIQLLKIKDATNRWNWLQCLQKPGVPLAKGTLVTHCYSDLSFMDFICNLVTTSIQAYSGHSQSFSQLRVIFSFYASTIVSALDSVDKVSETIVAKLLPYIQMGLKSELADYKAATYMIVCQMAVKVVMNASLVDTLAVRISKSVLKEPLLAKEGLGCLIVLLQRQKDGAGGSRFCRHVCSMPALASTLQLMAVTHDVSPLLRYLLPHLVQQVFANTDDASVLESLLEYVPLTNGLEGKVARLLLDEYMSQTELSEDNISTLNQRLQPLVRLFESKYCSTLDSVLTGHVTDLSNSDQKGLFHHFLSLSISSGKFQIVGDSDTSLLLSLKHPQPSLRISALKQLRSIVVAGQLQSLDQDFQKDAFIECLKDEVPDVVHATLDILEISFYIPDSEALVSNLLSLLYRIDQPEADSWLPVLTRTKNVLTSSRLENWSAEQVDKINWGLLPFLVITTTRPESAQLQLAREIARCDIFARHPLTLTWNEELHKVMKQSYKDDMVGLANQRLVMTLRKNLAKMEHLAKRDALEKLRLLGEEQRVHGVRGATFFMVVMETLLLGLEQLGETEHLFTAQQVFAVLEPSLLKVVKTHDVQEVFPSVLPASFSEALTSYLSRCDQEPTGQHESEYSQVLIWFLRDFIASLRCHDDNFKAAMWWNPEKLDVNTCCYLGLLSRLLAVIIEGASEGPTAGSFRDIMKLLVKVHLSNVTMLFRFLCMIWGYSSNNGDQLGFKVDAVLQTQALYVGGALLSAQPAKTLAGLAGADSPVVPSLLCCLASPVREVRRAALSALQSLSGVGASAFLPIVEKLLSTSEEIVADQSYLSTALGGLHEASESSKKNSPLKASMRKLLLSVQTPCCPSYTASDLLRALSHVKGQAVLSDLLPVLDRLLNNTPDTSTLLLDETLLLQLVLGKYNESAAPLLAADQNCLDLFIRAMKTTTTAFPGVPSCQILALEQITKPFFSAVGDEKVQQKLLTVMFDVLVDNNTLVASAVGNAFKVIAVDGQLVANELTPSEKAKVAVTVQQTRRSRMQRKAEESTDVSLDAGTVSWHRVTLILELLQHKKKLKRAQMLVPVLFSLLDRSLEASSVEKANMEYTKQLLLGCLLNVCNKLAPEGKLSGPDVLDEDKFSVELVVQCIRATDVPQTHHHALLLLGTVANIFPEKVLHNIMPIFTFMGANIMRLDDAYSFRVIDKTVQMIIPALIKAHSQSDRGLDTAVTRIVHVFVDALPHVPEHRRLPILDQLVTTLGPARFLWVLMLLLFKLHSTQATNFDSEKEAALERDMDFWISVCCQFEVADQIKALINIMNFLIQLPNDKDDGATKPTVSQRGAAKKKGEEEKVEDVIFGVEAHSGKVLRHFKFLSVSFMAQLLGSGSFIEKVADTQDVIDDVQAESLQRLQQQLLEDNLHYIQCVARCVEENADKPIAKFWRVLLNKSYDVLDKVNALLPTDTFITVMRGLMGNQLPSVRRKAMELLNNKLQHKTQWAEQQIRVLLELIVDLLAIVGPPQGENAEEASEQAVNRQTALYSLKLLCRLFGATHREEFLPVLLRAVEIVMSPNEEKNVTASSLLCVAEVVGALKALAIPQLPRLMPAVLQVLTDRKDLLTNEIYLLSAVTALQRIAETLAHFISPYLQDTTLQVCRLTRLLQDSPTSSSSSSSATSQLSVRLTSLRSSLAIKLPPRVLLPVITGCYSVLVADKQDQLEALMSILKEHLGNMEREQLSFHQSELTDFFLTALDFRAQFCQGNLSRTAQIEGGAIDCLLVMVMKLSEVTFRPLFFKLVDWSKSGKKDRLLTFFRMCDRIAERLKGLFVLFAGNLVKPFADLLQQINVAKTAEPLFDSKRGVEKSDLLLGFVLDCLHKIFLYDTQRFLSKERADALMAPLVDQLENTLGGNEAYQQRVTKHLLPCLAQFAVALADDTQWKSLNYQVLLKSRHADAKVRFSSLLMLTELAGKLKENYMVLLPETVPFLAELMEDECEEVEKQVQKAVQEMENILGESLQSYF; translated from the exons ATGACGTCATTAGCCTACCAGCTAAAGCGGCTGGCACTTCCTCAGAATGACCCCAATTTACTGTCACGCAAAGAGGTTTCTTCACTTCTCTTTGACCCCAAAGAGGCGGCAACACTCGACAGAAGTACCTTCTACGCAATAG GCTGCACGGGTCTGGAGGAGCTGCTGGGAATCGAACCAGCGTTCCAGGAGTTCCAGGACTCTCTGTTCAGCCGTGCATCACTCACACTAGAGCGGAGTGTCCAATCTAAAGATGTCAACAAAAAACTGGATGCCGACATCTCCCTGTTCCTGACCCGCCTTTCACCGTACTTTCTCCTTAAGCCGGCACACAAGTGCATCGAGTGGCTGGTGCACCG CTTCCACATTCAGCTTTACAACGTGGACAGCCTGCTGGCTTGTGTGCTACCATATCACCACACCAACACATTTGTCCGAGTGATACAGCTTCTCAAGATAAAGGATGCCACCAACCGCTGGAATTGGTTGCAGTGCCTGCAG AAACCAGGCGTTCCGCTGGCTAAAGGGACTCTAGTCACACACTGTTACTCGGACCTGAGCTTCATGGACTTCATCTGCAACTTGGTCACGACGTCCATTCAG GCTTATTCCGGACATTCTCAGAGTTTCTCTCAGCTCCGAGTCATCTTTTCCTTCTATGCCTCCACCATTGTGTCTGCTTTAGACAGTGTTGACAAAGTGTCGGAGACCATCGTTGCTAAACTGCTGCCATACATACAGATG GGTCTGAAGTCGGAACTTGCCGACTACAAGGCAGCCACCTACATGATTGTGTGTCAGATGGCGGTAAAGGTGGTGATGAATGCCAGTCTGGTTGACACGCTGGCTGTGCGCATTAGCAAGTCTGTACTCAAAGAGCCCTTGTTGGCCAAAGAGGGGCTGGGCTGCCTTATCGTGTTACTGCAGCGCCAGAAAGACGGCGCGGGTGGGTCAAG aTTCTGTCGCCATGTTTGTTCCATGCCTGCACTGGCATCTACACTACAGCTCATGGCAGTGACCCATGACGTTAGCCCTCTTCTGCGCTATCTGCTGCCTCACCTTGTACAGCAAGTATTTGCTAACACAG ATGATGCAAGTGTGCTGGAGTCTCTCCTGGAGTATGTCCCTCTGACTAATGGCTTGGAGGGAAAGGTGGCTCG TTTGCTGCTGGATGAATACATGAGTCAGACAGAGCTCTCCGAAGACAACATCTCAACTTTAAACCAGCGTTTGCAGCCACTGGTTCGACTTTTTGAGTCAAA GTACTGCAGCACTCTGGACAGCGTCCTCACTGGCCACGTAACAGACCTCAGCAACTCAGATCAGAAAGGACTATTCCACCATTTCCTTTCTCTCTCCATCAGTAGTGGGAAATTCCAG ATTGTGGGCGACTCTGACACGTCGCTGCTTCTCAGCTTGAAGCACCCGCAGCCGTCGCTACGAATCTCTGCTCTAAAGCAGCTGAGGAGCATTGTGGTCGCCGGGCAG CTTCAGAGTTTGGATCAGGACTTCCAGAAAGACGCCTTCATCGAGTGTTTGAAGGATGAGGTTCCAGACGTCGTCCATGCCACACTTGATATTTTGGAG ATATCGTTTTATATTCCTGATTCCGAGGCCCTTGTGTCCAATTTATTATCTCTGCTGTACAGAATCGATCAGCCCGAGGCCGACAGTTG GTTGCCAGTTTTAACACGAACGAAAAACGTACTGACTTCCAGCCGGTTGGAAAATTGGAGTGCCGAGCAGGTGGACAAGATCAACTGGGGTTTGCTTCCTTTCCTGGTGATCACCACCACTCGTCCAGAATCTGCTCAACTCCAACTGGCCCGTGAAATCGCCCGCTGCGACATCTTCGCCCGACATCCGCTCACTCTAACTTGGAATGAAG AACTGCATAAAGTGATGAAGCAGAGCTATAAGGACGACATGGTCGGTTTGGCCAACCAGCGACTGGTCATGACTTTAAGGAAGAACCTGGCAAAAATGGAACACTTGGCCAAACGTGATGCT CTGGAAAAGTTGCGCCTTTTGGGGGAAGAGCAGCGCGTGCATGGTGTCAGGGGCGCCACCTTCTTCATGGTGGTGATGGAGACACTGTTGCTGGGCCTTGAGCAGCTGGGCGAAACCGAGCATCTGTTCACCGCCCAGCAAGTCTTCGCTGTTCTCGAGCCTTCTCTGCTGAAAGTCGTCAAAACCCACGATGTGCAG GAAGTCTTCCCTTCTGTACTCCCCGCATCCTTCAGCGAGGCTCTGACCTCGTACCTGAGCAGGTGTGATCAGGAACCAACCGGGCAGCACGAGAGCGAGTACAGCCAGGTGCTGATTTGGTTCCTCCGAGACTTCATCGCCTCTCTCAGGTGTCATGACGACAACTTCAAAG CTGCCATGTGGTGGAACCCAGAGAAGTTGGATGTCAACACATGCTGCTATCTGGGGCTCCTCTCACGCCTCTTAGCCGTCATCATCGAAGGTGCCAGCGAAGGCCCGACCGCTGGCAGTTTTCGGGATATCATGAAGCTTCTTGTCAAG GTTCACCTCAGCAACGTGACAATGCTCTTCAGGTTCCTGTGTATGATATGGGGGTACAGCAGTAACAATGGGGATCAGCTGGGCTTTAAGGTTGACGCTGTCCTGCAGACTCAAGCTCTCTATGTGGGCGGCGCTTTGCTGAGCGCCCAGCCTGCTAAGACGCTGGCGGGGCTTGCCGGAGCCGATTCTCCtg TGGTACCATCCTTGCTGTGCTGTCTGGCCTCACCTGTCCGGGAGGTCCGAAGGGCGGCCCTCAGCGCCCTTCAAAGCCTATCGGGCGTAGGGGCCAGTGCCTTCCTGCCAATCGTAGAGAAGCTTCTGAGTACCTCGGAGGAGATTGTCGCTGACCAATCTTACTTGAGCACG GCTCTTGGTGGTCTTCATGAGGCAAGTGAGTCAAGTAAAAAGAATTCGCCGCTTAAGGCGTCAATGCGTAAGCTGCTGCTGAGTGTCCAGACGCCCTGCTGCCCTTCGTATACTGCCTCCGATCTGCTGAGGGCCTTGAGCCACGTCAAAGGACAG GCCGTCCTATCTGACCTGCTCCCCGTCCTGGATCGGCTGCTCAACAACACCCCCGATACATCCACTTTACTGCTCGATGAGACCTTGTTGTTGCAGCTAGTCCTGGGCAAGTACAACGAGTCGGCAGCTCCTCTACTAGCTGCCGACCAAAACTGTCTGGACTTGTTCATCCGAGCTATGAAGACCACCACGACGGCCTTCCCGGGTGTCCCCAGTTGTCAGATTCTTGCTCTGGAACAG attacaaagccatTTTTCTCTGCTGTGGGAGATGAGAAGGTCCAACAGAAGCTGCTGACTGTCATGTTCGACGTGCTGGTGGACAACAACACACTTGTTGCCAGTGCTGTCGGCAACGCCTTTAAAGTT ATTGCAGTGGACGGTCAGCTAGTAGCCAACGAGCTGACCCCTTCGGAAAAAGCCAAGGTGGCAGTGACGGTGCAGCAAACTCGAAGAAGCAGAATGCAAAG GAAAGCGGAAGAGAGCACTGATGTTTCTCTAGATGCGGGCACTGTATCTTGGCATAGAGTCACGCTGATCCTGGAGTTGTTGCAGCACAAGAAGAAGTTGAAGCGAGCCCAGATGTTGGTGCCGGTTCTGTTCTCGCTGCTGGACAG GAGCTTGGAGGCGTCTTCTGTTGAAAAGGCCAACATGGAGTACACCAAGCAGCTTCTTCTCGGTTGCCTCCTCAACGTTTGCAACAAACTGGCGCCTGAGGGAAAACTTTCTGGGCCGG ATGTCCTGGATGAAGACAAATTCAGCGTGGAGCTAGTGGTCCAGTGCATCCGAGCGACAGATGTTCCTCAGACTCACCATCACGCTCTGCTGTTACTGGGCACCGTCGCCAACATCTTCCCT GAAAAAGTTCTTCACAACATCATGCCCATCTTTACCTTCATGGGCGCCAACATCATGCGTCTGGACGACGCTTACAGCTTTAGAGTCATTGACAAGACGGTGCAAATGATCATCCCGGCGCTGATTAAG GCGCACAGCCAGTCAGATAGAGGCTTGGACACGGCAGTGACGAGGATCGTTCACGTCTTCGTCGACGCGCTGCCTCACGTACCCGAGCACCGACGACTACCCATCCTTGATCAGCTGGTCACCACGCTAGGCCCGGCCCGCTTTCTCTGGGTCCTAATGCTCCTTCTGTTCAAGCTTCACAGCACGCAGGCGACTAACTTCGATAGCGAGAAG GAAGCGGCTCTGGAGCGAGACATGGACTTCTGGATCTCCGTTTGTTGCCAGTTTGAGGTGGCCGATCAAATCAAGGCGCTGATCAACATCATGAACTTCCTCATTCAGCTGCCCAACGACAAAGATGATG GTGCGACCAAGCCCACCGTGAGTCAGCGGGGCGCTGCTAAGAAGAAGGGAGAAGAGGAGAAAGTGGAAGATGTGATCTTTGGCGTGGAGGCCCACAGCGGCAAAGTGTTGAGACACTTTAAGTTCCTATCCGTGTCCTTCATGGCTCAGCTGCTTGGCTCGGGTAGCTTCATTGAAAAA GTGGCGGACACGCAGGATGTTATTGATGACGTCCAGGCTGAGTCTCTCCAGCGGTTGCAACAGCA GTTGCTGGAGGACAACCTACATTACATCCAGTGCGTCGCCCGCTGCGTGGAGGAGAACGCCGACAAGCCCATCGCCAAGTTTTGGAGAGTTCTCCTGAATAAATCCTACGATGTGTTGgataag GTGAACGCATTGTTGCCCACGGACACTTTCATCACTGTGATGAGGGGGTTGATGGGAAATCAGCTTCCGTCAGTGAGAAGGAAAGCCATGGAGCTGCTCAACAACAAGCTGCAGCACAAGACGCAGTGGGCGGAGCAACAG ATCAGGGTACTTTTAGAGCTCATTGTGGACCTCCTCGCCATCGTGGGTCCACCGCAAGGAGAGAATGCGGAGGAAGCGTCGGAGCAGGCAGTCAACAGGCAGACGGCACTTTACAGCCTCAAGCTGCTTTGCCGCCTGTTTGGCGCGACCCACCGGGAGGAATTTTTGCCTGTCCTGCTGCGCGCTGTGGAGATCGTAATGTCGCCAAACGAGGAGAAGAATGTGACGGCTAGCTCTTTGCTTTGTGTGGCTGAAGTCGTCGGCGCTCTTAAAGCTCTCGCCATCCCACAGCTGCCCAG GTTGATGCCAGCCGTGCTGCAGGTGCTAACTGACAGGAAGGATCTGCTGACCAACGAGATTTACTTGCTGAGCGCCGTCACCGCCCTGCAGCGAATCGCAGAGACACTAGCGCACTTCATTAGTCCTTACCTGCAAGACACCACCTTACAG GTGTGTCGGCTGACACGACTCCTGCAGGATTCTCCGACATCTTCTTCGTCGTCGTCTTCTGCCACCAGTCAGCTGTCAGTGCGTCTGACCTCCCTCAGGAGCTCCCTGGCCATTAAATTGCCGCCCAGGGTCCTACTGCCTGTCATTACTGGTTGCTACAGTGTCTTAGTGGCAGACAAACAG GACCAGCTGGAGGCGCTAATGAGCATCCTCAAAGAGCACCTGGGCAATATGGAGCGAGAGCAGCTTAGTTTCCACCAATCAGAGCTGACAGACTTCTTCCTCACCGCTTTGGACTTTCGAGCCCAATTCTGCCAG GGCAACCTGTCAAGGACGGCGCAGATCGAGGGCGGGGCTATCGACTGTCTGCTGGTTATGGTCATGAAACTCTCCGAAGTCACGTTCAGGCCGCTCTTCTTCAAG CTGGTCGACTGGAGTAAATCGGGCAAGAAAGATCGTCTGCTGACTTTCTTCCGAATGTGCGACCGCATCGCCGAGCGACTCAAAGGTCTCTTTGTGCTGTTCGCGGGAAACCTGGTCAAGCCGTTTGCGGACCTCCTTCAGCAGATCAACGTCGCAAAGACCG CCGAGCCGTTATTCGACTCCAAGCGCGGCGTGGAGAAGAGTGACCTTCTGCTTGGCTTCGTTCTGGACTGCCTGCACAAGATCTTCTTGTACGACACACAGCGCTtcctcagcaaagagcgagctgATGCCCTTATGGCGCCGCTTGTTGACCAG CTTGAGAACACGCTCGGTGGGAACGAGGCataccagcagagggtgaccaaGCACCTCCTCCCTTGTTTGGCTCAATTTGCAGTGGCGCTGGCTGATGACACGCAGTGGAAGAGCCTCAATTATCAAGTCCTGCTCAAAAGCAGACACGCCGACGCCAAG GTGCGCTTCTCCTCGCTCCTGATGCTGACTGAGTTGGCGGGCAAGCTGAAGGAAAATTACATGGTGCTGCTGCCAGAAACCGTGCCCTTTTTGGCTGAACTCATGGAGG ATGAGTGTGAGGAGGTGGAGAAGCAAGTTCAGAAGGCAGTTCAAGAGATGGAGAACATCTTGGGAGAATCGCTACAGAGTTACTTCTAG